A stretch of the Uranotaenia lowii strain MFRU-FL chromosome 3, ASM2978415v1, whole genome shotgun sequence genome encodes the following:
- the LOC129757412 gene encoding cytochrome P450 4c21-like, translated as MVGVLWVVLLLAIITILIRRFWKEKLKFAAGIARAEPNYPILGNLPTTLGKGPNEMFTVLNEWFRPHDRIFACKFGPLLAIGVTHPELVQKVLNHPDCQEKPDVYKVVRLPSGLLAARYETWKGHRKSLNSTFNIRILHSFLPIFNDCSRKLISRLEKYAESGSTCNILEYISECTLEMISRTSLGGKALEREGRQEFIESLEVALTTLGNRIFNFLLHNDFIYQFTELYRNEMKAIASCHKFTDKIIAEKRSEIAKLLDENGNLKGASGEDDGGEFKRPQIFIDQLMKIPLTTAGAYNFSDQEISDHIYTMIVAGNETSATQLSHACLLLAMNPDVQEKAYREVQEVVSCPEVLLEMDVQKDLVYVEAVLKEAMRLIPVAPIIARENLKDIELDGHRIPKGNILIMNFFSLHRREDIWGKDPERFVPERFLGEEAKTRHPYAHMPFSGGPRGCIGYRYAMMSLKILLSLILKNYELSTEIKYNDIKYHYQISLNLAFPHALQLRRRN; from the exons ATGGTTGGTGTGTTGTGGGTGGTTTTGCTTCTAGCGATCATCACGATCTTGATACGTCGATTTTGGAaggaaaaactcaaatttgcCGCAGGAATCGCGCGGGCTGAGCCTAATTATCCGATTTTGGGTAATCTACCGACTACTTTAGGGAAAGGTCCTAATGAAATGTTTACGGTTCTGAATGAGTGGTTCAGGCCTCATGATCGCATATTTGCATGTAAATTTGGCCCTTTGTTAGCCATCGGAGTGACACATCCTGAGTTagttcaaaaagttttaaatcaccCCGATTGTCAGGAAAAACCAGATGTGTACAAAGTCGTTAGACTTCCTAGTGGATTGCTAGCTGCCAGAT ACGAAACATGGAAGGGGCACCGAAAATCgttaaattcaactttcaacATCCGAATCTTGCATAGTTTCCTGCCAATTTTCAACGATTGCTCGCGAAAACTGATCAGTCGGCTAGAAAAATACGCCGAGTCCGGATCGACCTGCAACATTCTCGAGTACATCTCCGAATGTACCCTGGAAATGATCAGTCGAACTTCACTCGGTGGGAAAGCCCTCGAACGCGAGGGTCGTCAAGAGTTCATTGAAAGCTTGGAAGT GGCACTTACCACGTTAGGCAACCGAATATTCAACTTTCTGCTGCACAACGACTTCATCTACCAGTTCACTGAACTCTACCGAAACGAAATGAAAGCCATCGCTAGCTGTCATAAATTTACAGATAAG ATCATTGCTGAAAAGCGATCGGAAATTGCAAAGCTTCTGGACGAAAACGGAAACTTGAAGGGAGCTTCCGGTGAAGACGATGGTGGCGAGTTCAAACGGCCTCAGATTTTCATCGATCAGCTTATGAAAATTCCCCTTACGACGGCTGGAGCCTACAATTTTTCTGATCAAGAAATATCTGACCATATCTACACCATGATCGTCGCG GGCAACGAAACATCGGCTACACAACTGTCTCACGCATGTTTGCTGCTGGCTATGAATCCGGATGTTCAAGAGAAAGCTTATCGGGAAGTTCAGGAAGTCGTTTCGTGTCCAGAAGTTCTGTTGGAAATGGATGTGCAGAAAGATTTGGTTTACGTTGAAGCTGTGCTGAAGGAAGCAATGAGATTGATACCAGTCGCTCCTATTATTGCTcgtgaaaatttgaaagatatTGAGCTGGATGGCCATCGAATACCGAAAGGAAATATACTGATCATGAATTTCTTCTCGCTACATCGAAGAGAGGACATCTGGGGTAAAGATCCGGAGCGTTTTGTTCCCGAACGCTTTCTTGGGGAGGAGGCCAAAACGAGACATCCCTATGCCCACATGCCGTTCAGTGGAGGACCACGTGGTTGCATTGGATATCGATATGCAATGATGAGCCTGAAAATATTGCTgtcgttgattttgaaaaattatgagcTATCGACTGAAATCAAGTACAATGACATCAAATACCACTATCAAATTTCGCTGAATTTAGCTTTTCCACACGCTTTACAGTTGAGACgtcgaaattga
- the LOC129753078 gene encoding uncharacterized protein K02A2.6-like has translation MCERLGIIHIRIAPFHPQSNGQAERFVDTLKRSLQKITEGEGVPAIDALQTFLQVYRSTPSAVLDGKSPAEGMLGRPMRTTLELLKPPSVPKNMNKVLPSKYTTGSKVYIKVYKNSNKWKWVPGEIIEEIGNVNFNVLLDIQVGRRKLIRTHLNQLRPRFETAQAEDSETATNSPLNILKHDFHLDHLMPLQQSQPNDTHQPKDDCGSESESDEFFQSAAELSIPHQSTPVPCEKPRSARPTRTIRPPQRFNDYIMD, from the coding sequence ATGTGTGAAAGGTTGGGAATCATCCATATCCGTATCGCCCCTTTCCACCCACAATCTAATGGGCAAGCGGAACGATTCGTCGACACTCTTAAACGTTCGCTGCAGAAAATCACGGAGGGAGAAGGTGTCCCCGCAATTGATGctcttcaaacatttttacaagtGTACCGCTCAACACCGAGTGCAGTCCTTGATGGCAAGTCTCCTGCGGAAGGAATGCTTGGTCGTCCAATGCGTACTACTTTGGAATTGTTGAAACCTCCTAGTGTCCcgaaaaacatgaataaagttCTGCCCTCCAAATATACAACTGGTTCCAAAGTGTATATCAAGGTTTACAAGAACTCGAACAAGTGGAAGTGGGTTCCTGGTGAAATCATTGAAGAAATAGGAAACGTCAATTTCAATGTGCTGTTGGATATACAGGTTGGGCGAAGGAAGTTAATTCGTACACATCTAAATCAACTTCGACCAAGGTTCGAGACTGCTCAAGCTGAGGATTCCGAAACTGCCACAAATTCCCCGTTGAACATCCTCAAGCATGACTTTCATTTGGACCATCTTATGCCCTTACAGCAGTCACAGCCGAACGATACCCATCAGCCCAAGGATGACTGTGGATCTGAGTCGGAATCAGATGAGTTCTTCCAATCAGCAGCAGAGTTGTCTATTCCACATCAATCAACTCCTGTCCCGTGTGAAAAACCGAGATCAGCACGACCAACGAGGACTATCCGGCCACCACAGAGATTCAACGATTACATCATGGACTGA
- the LOC129753079 gene encoding uncharacterized protein K02A2.6-like: MSNPENSGFHGYAEASTQDVLRQMAEQNTRLLLLLERLTTSNATPTANQCRSPDQIIESLSSVIREFHYDPEAGITFERWFNKYEDLFRADGKDLDDAAKIRLLMRSLSVPVHEKFTNYLLPRHPRDFSFGQVIEKLKTIFSEKRSLFSKRYDCLHLIKNDSDDFVTYAGNVNRFCEDFDLANLTIDQFKALIFVCGMQSSQEAEVRTRLLAKLESDTSREINLEALVTECHRISSLKHDIELVEKQASPSVHAVQKAKITQRHSKSSFQAESAVPRSPCWQCGAMHFVKDCSYKNHTCQQCNRQGHKEGYCNCFRTTADPSGSTRRKDKQPTQSRFIHSVNHIGNRRKYVKVTVNHTILKLQIDSGSDITVISEQSWRKCGSPTLQPTHHHAGTASGDPLPLIGEFGCALAIDGEEKFGTCYVTSVKNLNLLGLDYMDAFDLWDKPLSNVCNQVNCSNSIPSTNRYLTRFPEVFRDGLGLCVKTKRPVPFNAVQRVDEELDRLQQLNIITPVDYADWAAPIVSVRKPGGKIRVCADYSTGLNAMLEPHHYPLPTPDDILAKLSGNKFSSIIYLSDAYLQVEVDEESKKLLTINTHRGLFQFNRLAPGVKSAPGAFQQLMSKMIAGLEGVDNFLDDFIVYSKTLIDHIKRLDLLFSRIQEYGFRLRPEKCSFHKPEIKYLGFIVNANGIKPDPEKVAAIANMPEPTDLTTRIEQNHGITFIIQ, from the exons ATGTCTAATCCGGAAAACAGTGGATTCCATGGATACGCGGAAGCTTCAACGCAGGATGTGCTGAGGCAAATGGCGGAACAAAACACCCGTCTGCTGCTGTTACTGGAGAGACTAACAACATCAAATGCAACTCCAACGGCCAATCAGTGTAGAAGTCCGGACCAGATAATCGAATCGCTGTCATCGGTTATTCGGGAATTTCACTACGACCCGGAAGCAGGCATCACGTTCGAACGTTGGTTCAACAAGTATGAAGATCTTTTCAGAGCGGATGGCAAGGATCTGGATGACGCTGCCAAAATACGCCTTCTAATGCGAAGCTTGAGCGTCCCGGTTCACGAAAAGTTCACAAACTATCTCTTGCCACGTCATCCACGCGATTTTTCATTCGGGCAAGTAatcgaaaaactaaaaacgatATTCAGCGAAAAAAGGTCGCTTTTCAGTAAACGCTACGATTGCCTCCACCTAATTAAAAACGATTCCGATGACTTCGTCACATACGCGGGTAACGTAAATCGTTTTTGTGAAGattttgatttggcaaatctTACAATCGACCAATTCAAAGCACTAATTTTTGTCTGCGGTATGCAGTCGTCACAGGAAGCAGAAGTAAGAACGCGGCTTCTGGCGAAGCTCGAATCGGACACCAGTCGAGAAATCAACCTGGAAGCACTGGTAACAGAGTGCCACCGCATATCATCTCTCAAGCACGATATTGAGCTGGTTGAGAAGCAAGCATCCCCGTCAGTGCACGCTGTCCAAAAAGCCAAAATTACGCAACGACATTCAAAATCGTCTTTCCAAGCAGAATCAGCAGTTCCACGATCACCTTGTTGGCAGTGTGGGGCAATGCATTTTGTCAAAGATTGCTCCTACAAAAACCACACGTGTCAACAATGCAACCGCCAAGGCCACAAAGAAGGTTACTGTAATTGCTTCCGAACAACAGCAGACCCTTCTGGATCAACACGCAGAAAAGACAAACAGCCAACGCAATCCAGATTCATCCATAGTGTGAACCACATCGGCAACCGGCGGAAATACGTGAAGGTGACTGTGAACCACACTATTCTCAAACTCCAGATCGACAGTGGTTCCGATATTACTGTCATTTCTGAACAGTCCTGGAGGAAATGCGGTTCACCGACGCTCCAACCAACCCATCATCATGCAGGTACAGCTTCCGGCGACCCTCTTCCACTGATTGGCGAATTTGGATGTGCGCTGGCCATCGATGGTGAAGAAAAATTTGGAACCTGCTACGTTACATCAGTCAAGAACTTAAATCTTCTGGGATTGGACTACATGGACGCTTTCGATTTGTGGGACAAGCCACTTTCCAACGTTTGCAATCAGGTAAATTGTTCCAATTCAATTCCTTCAACCAACCGGTACCTCACCCGTTTTCCCGAAGTTTTCAGAGACGGCCTCGGACTTTGTGTGAAAACCAAG CGACCGGTACCCTTCAATGCTGTGCAAAGAGTTGACGAGGAGTTAGATCGCCTACAACAGCTGAACATCATAACACCAGTAGATTATGCCGACTGGGCGGCGCCAATCGTTTCCGTTCGGAAACCCGGTGGGAAGATTCGTGTCTGCGCCGATTATTCTACGGGACTCAATGCAATGTTAGAGCCACATCATTATCCCCTTCCAACACCAGACGACATTTTGGCAAAACTTTCCGGAAACAAGTTTTCCAGTATTATTTATCTGTCTGATGCTTACCTGCAAGTCGAGGTTGACGAAGAATCCAAAAAACTGTTGACCATCAACACTCATCGAGGGCTTTTCCAGTTCAACCGGTTGGCACCAGGAGTCAAATCAGCACCCGGAGCATTTCAACAATTGATGTCCAAAATGATTGCCGGTTTGGAAGGCGTAGATAACTTTCTCGACGATTTCATCGTGTACAGCAAAACGTTGATCGATCATATTAAACGCTTGGATTTATTGTTCTCCCGAATTCAAGAGTATGGGTTCCGGCTACGTCCAGAAAAATGCAGTTTCCACAAACCCGAAATCAAGTATTTAGGGTTTATTGTTAATGCCAACGGTATCAAGCCTGATCCGGAAAAAGTAGCTGCGATAGCGAACATGCCTGAGCCAACAGATTTAACTACCCGAATAGAACAGAACCATGGTATCACATTCATAATCCAATGA